Proteins from a genomic interval of Chanos chanos chromosome 3, fChaCha1.1, whole genome shotgun sequence:
- the LOC115808345 gene encoding beta-1,3-galactosyl-O-glycosyl-glycoprotein beta-1,6-N-acetylglucosaminyltransferase 4-like: MRRCLRQNKMKRALLLIFLSSLLMFSLFICFSKVDDNGTTREIERFQLTKEHSINCSAIYDMDPVEIGKTLTLRRKNTLVQNDDSVVNATSDCGWYVESRGFSNIPTSKAEKEFPLAYSLVVHKDAAMVERLLRSIYVPQNLYCIHYDQKSSAQFISAMQGLSRCLPNILIASKLERVQYASITRLKADLNCLSDLLKSDVKWMYVINLCGQDFPLRSNSELVADLKSLNGANMLESTRPSEMKKKRFQFQYVLKDYNFEYQKLPVKTSKKKDLPPHNIEVFVGSAYFVLSREFVGFVQTSPLVKDFLAWSEDTYSPDEHFWATLIRVPGVPGGVSRSDPDITDLQSKVRLVKWQYLEGSLYPSCTGMHKRSVCIYGAAELRWLINYGHWFANKLDPKVDPVLIECLEQKIWDRQLVMSMS; the protein is encoded by the coding sequence ATGAGAAGATGCCTccgtcaaaacaaaatgaaaagggcTCTCCTTTTGATCTTCTTGTCATCACTTTTGatgttttcattgttcatttgtttctcaAAAGTTGATGACAATGGGACCACAAGAGAGATTGAGAGGTTTCAGCTGACCAAGGAACACAGCATTAACTGCTCTGCTATTTATGACATGGACCCAGTGGAGATAGGGAAGACTCTGACTCTGAGAAGGAAAAATACTTTGGTCCAAAATGATGATAGCGTAGTTAACGCAACTTCAGACTGTGGCTGGTATGTTGAATCACGAGGGTTTTCCAACATCCCTACCTCAAAAGCTGAAAAAGAATTTCCCCTGGCCTACTCTCTTGTTGTTCACAAAGATGCAGCTATGGTGGAGAGACTCCTAAGGTCAATATATGTGCCTCAAAACCTTTACTGCATTCACTATGATCAGAAATCATCTGCCCAGTTTATCTCTGCCATGCAGGGACTGTCACGGTGCTTACCTAACATTCTTATTGCATCAAAACTAGAGAGGGTGCAGTATGCCAGCATCACACGCCTTAAGGCAGATCTCAACTGTTTATCAGATCTTCTGAAGTCAGATGTAAAATGGATGTATGTCATAAACCTTTGTGGCCAGGACTTTCCCCTGCGCTCCAACTCAGAGCTTGTTGCTGATCTTAAAAGTCTGAACGGGGCCAACATGTTAGAAAGCACTCGACCCAGCGAGATGAAGAAAAAACGTTTCCAATTCCAGTATGTTTTGAAGGACTACAACTTTGAGTATCAGAAGCTTCCAGTAAAGacttcaaagaaaaaagaccTGCCACCACACAACATCGAAGTGTTCGTGGGAAGTGCATACTTTGTGCTCTCCAGAGAGTTTGTGGGTTTTGTTCAAACAAGCCCCCTTGTGAAGGACTTCTTGGCCTGGTCAGAGGATACATACTCACCAGATGAGCACTTTTGGGCCACCCTGATCCGTGTTCCTGGAGTCCCTGGTGGAGTGAGTAGGTCTGACCCTGATATCACAGACTTGCAGAGTAAAGTGCGCCTGGTGAAGTGGCAGTACTTGGAGGGGTCTCTGTACCCATCTTGCACGGGGATGCATAAGCGTAGTGTATGCATCTATGGAGCAGCAGAACTACGGTGGCTCATAAATTATGGTCACTGGTTTGCCAATAAACTGGATCCCAAGGTCGACCCAGTTCTTATTGAATGTCTAGAGCAGAAAATATGGGACAGACAGCTGGTAATGAGTATGTCATAA
- the smarcb1b gene encoding SWI/SNF-related matrix-associated actin-dependent regulator of chromatin subfamily B member 1b codes for MALSKTFGQKPIKFQLEQDGEFYMIGSEVGNYLRMFRGSLYKRYPSLWRRLASVEERKKIVASSHDHGYTTLATSVTLLKASEVEEIFEGNDEKYKAVSISTEPPAYLREQKAKRNSQWVPTLPNSSHHLDAVPCSTTINRNRMGRDKKRTFPLCFDDHDPAVIHENAAQPETLVPIRLDMEIDGQKLRDAFTWNMNEKLMTPEMFAEILCDDLDLNPLTFVPAIASAIRQQIESYPTDSILDEQTDQRVIIKLNIHVGNISLVDQFEWDMSEKENSPETFALKLCSELGLGGEFVTTIAYSIRGQLSWHQRTYAFSENPLPTVEIAIRNTGDADQWCPLLETLTDAEMEKKIRDQDRNTRRMRRLANTAPAW; via the exons ATGGCGCTAAGCAAAACCTTTGGACAAAAACCTATAAAATTCCAGCTTGAGCAAGATGGGGAGTTTTATATGATTGGATCGGAG GTTGGAAACTACCTGCGCATGTTCAGGGGGTCATTGTATAAAAGGTATCCATCTCTTTGGCGAAGGCTAGCATCAGttgaagaaaggaaaaaaattgtaGCATCGTCGCACG ATCATGGTTACACAACTTTAGCCACCAGTGTGACTCTACTGAAGGCGTCTGAAGTTGAAGAGATCTTTGAGGGGAATGATGAGAAGTACAAGGCAGTATCCATCAGCACAGAGCCACCAGCCTACCTCAG GGAGCAAAAGGCAAAGAGGAACAGTCAGTGGGTCCCCACCTTACCCAACAGCTCCCATCACCTGGATGCAGTGCCTTGTTCCACCACTATAAACCGAAACCGTATGGGCCGTGACAAGAAGAGAACCTTTCCCTTATG TTTCGATGACCACGATCCTGCCGTGATCCATGAGAATGCTGCTCAGCCAGAGACACTGGTCCCTATTCGCCTGGATATGGAGATCGACGGGCAGAAACTCCGAGACGCTTTCACTTGGAATATGAACG AGAAGCTGATGACCCCTGAGATGTTTGCTGAGATCCTGTGTGACGATTTGGACCTCAACCCCCTCACCTTCGTCCCCGCCATCGCGTCAGCCATCCGCCAACAGATCGAGTCATATCCCACTGACAGTATACTGGATGAGCAAACTGACCAGAGAGTCATTATTAAG tTAAATATCCATGTAGGGAACATCTCCCTGGTGGACCAGTTTGAGTGGGACATGTCTGAGAAGGAGAACTCGCCGGAGACGTTTGCCCTGAAGCTGTGCTCTGAGCTGGGCCTCGGTGGGGAGTTTGTCACCACTATCGCCTATAGTATCCGGGGACAGCTCAGCTGGCACCAACGGACGTACGCCTTCAG TGAGAACCCTTTGCCTACTGTGGAGATCGCCATCCGCAACACAGGTGATGCCGACCAGTGGTGCCCCCTGCTGGAGACACTCACAGATGCTGAGATGGAGAAGAAGATCAGAGACCAGGACAGGAACACAAG acgGATGAGACGACTTGCCAACACTGCCCCAGCCTGGTAG